Within the Longimicrobiaceae bacterium genome, the region CGCATTTTGCAAGTGCCCTCGCATTCCGCGAGGAAACTCGATTGGAAGAATTTCGCTTATGTCGACAGCTGCAGCAGAAGTACCTTCTCAGCCTTCCCCCACCCTCTCCCTCCGCTCCCTGCTGGATGAGATGATCCAGCGCGGGGCTTCCGACCTGCACATCACGGCAGGGGAGAGGCCGAAGCTGAGGATCGACGGGTCGATCGTGAACAGTCGGGTGGAGCACATCCTGACCCCCAAGGACACGCTGCAGCTGACCTATTCGATCCTGACGGAGAACCAGAAGAAGCGGTTCGAGAATGAGGACGAGCTGGATTTCTCCTTCGGCATCCAGACGCTCTCGCGTTTCCGCGCGAACGCCTTCCGTCAGCGCGGGTGCGTGGCGCTGGCGATCCGGCAGATCCCCTTCCAGATCACCCCGCTGGAGAAGCTGAATGTGCCGCCGGTGCTGGGTAAGCTGGCGGAGCGGCCGCGCGGCCTGGTGCTGGTGACGGGGCCGACGGGATCGGGGAAATCGACGACGCTGGCGGCGATGATCGACAAGATCAACAAGGAGCGTCGTGGACACATCCTCACCATCGAGGACCCGATCGAGTTCATCCATCGCCACCAGGGGTGCATGGTGAACCAGCGGGAGGTGGGGGCCGACACCAAGAGCTTCGCGCAGGCGCTCAAGTACGCGCTGCGGCAGGATCCGGACGTGATCCTGGTGGGCGAGCTGCGCGACCTGGAGACGATCCAGGCCGCGCTGACCATCTCGGAGACCGGTCACCTCTGCCTGGCGACCCTGCACACCAACTCGGCC harbors:
- a CDS encoding type IV pilus twitching motility protein PilT — its product is MSTAAAEVPSQPSPTLSLRSLLDEMIQRGASDLHITAGERPKLRIDGSIVNSRVEHILTPKDTLQLTYSILTENQKKRFENEDELDFSFGIQTLSRFRANAFRQRGCVALAIRQIPFQITPLEKLNVPPVLGKLAERPRGLVLVTGPTGSGKSTTLAAMIDKINKERRGHILTIEDPIEFIHRHQGCMVNQREVGADTKSFAQALKYALRQDPDVILVGELRDLETIQAALTISETGHLCLATLHTNSAAESINRIIDVFPSHQQSQVRAQLAFVLEGVVTQTLLPRQGGRGRVVACEVMVCTPAVRACIRDDKVHQIYSIIQAGKKHGMQTMNDALYQLYMQREVSLEDCLRASSDPNEFLRMVGEPVPA